The Pelecanus crispus isolate bPelCri1 chromosome 29, bPelCri1.pri, whole genome shotgun sequence genome includes a window with the following:
- the LOC104036207 gene encoding zinc finger protein RFP, whose translation MAAPSPTAGLPSEASCPICLEYFRDPVSIHCGHNFCRACITRCWEWSTTDFSCPQCRETAPERNFRPSRELARVLEIAKRLSLQAARGETVEEEGCERHREPLKVFCKDDEAFICMICRESRAHRSHMMLPVQDAVQEYKGQIQAHLQALKEDRDKLLGFREAEMRRSWEYLEKTKAERQRVFSMFEGLRLFLEDHAHHLLAQLGDLEKDIEKMQEENITSLTKEISHLDTLIQEMEEKCQQPASKFLQDIRGTLSRFEKENFQQPLLLLPELEKKISHFREKNIALEETLRSFQDILMFELPEKMKVTLDPSTAHPQLVVSADGRSVRWEDAQRDPSAAGFGPDPCVLGCEGITSGRCCWEVEVTPKGSWAVGVARESLRMREETAGSPEMELWSMGLCEGQFWALTSLERIPLYQIQVPKRVRVSLDYEKGQVAFFDADQRALIFTFPAASFKGDSIHPWFLVWSEGSQITLCP comes from the exons ATGGCTGCACCGAGCCCCACCGCAGGGCTCCCCAGCGAAGCCTCCTGCCCTATCTGCCTCGAGTATTTCCGAGATCCCGTCTCCATCCACTGCGGTCACAACTTTTGCCGGGCATGCATCACCCGCTGCTGGGAGTGGTCCACAACAGATTTCTCCTGCCCGCAGTGCCGGGAGACGGCACCAGAGAGAAACTTTCGGCCCAGCCGAGAGCTGGCGCGGGTGCTTGAAATAGCCAAGCGGTTGAGTTTGCAGGCAGCCAGAGGGGAGAcagtggaggaggaaggatgcgAGAGGCACCGGGAGCCTCTGAAGGTCTTCTGCAAAGATGATGAAGCCTTCATCTGCATGATCTGCCGGGAGTCCCGAGCACACCGCTCTCACATGATGCTTCCTGTGCAGGATGCTGTCCAGGAATACAAG gGGCAAATCCAGGCTCATCTGCAAGCCCTGAAGGAAGACAGAGACAAACTCCTGGGGTTTCGAGAGGCTGAAATGAGGAGAAGCTGGGAGTACCTG GAGAAGACCAAAGCTGAGCGGCAGAGGGTTTTCTCCATGTTCGAAGGGTTGCGTCTCTTCCTGGAGGACCATGCCCATCACCTGCTGGCTCAGCTGGGGGACCTGGAGAAGGACATTgagaaaatgcaggaagaaaacatcaCTAGCCTGACAAAGGAGATCTCTCATCTGGATACCTTGATccaggagatggaggagaagTGCCAGCAACCAGCAAGCAAATTTCTGCAG GACATCAGAGGCACCTTGAGCAG gtttgaaaaggaaaatttccagCAACCCCTGTTGCTTCTtccagagctggaaaagaaaatcagccacttcagggagaaaaatattGCTCTAGAGGAGACTCTGAGGAGCTTCCAAG ACATCCTGATGTTTGAGCTGCCTGAAAAGA TGAAGGTGACCCTGGATCCATCCACGGCTCACCCCCAGCTTGTCGTGTCGGCAGACGGGAGGAGCGTGAGGTGGGAAGATGCCCAGCGGGACCCATCTGCTGCGGGGTTTGGCCCCGATCCCTGCGTGCTGGGCTGTGAGGGCATCACCTcggggagatgctgctgggagGTGGAGGTGACACCCAAAGGCTCCTGGGCCgtgggggtggccagggagtCCCTGAGGATGAGGGAAGAGACCGCTGGGAGCCCCGAGATGGAGCTCTGGTCTATGGGTCTCTGTGAGGGTCAGTTTTGGGCTCTCACCTCCCTTGAGCGTATCCCGCTATACCAGATCCAGGTCCCCAAAAGGGTCCGGGTCTCCCTGGACTATGAAAAGGGTCAGGTGGCATTTTTTGATGCCGATCAGAGGGCCCTGATATTCACTTTCCCAGCAGCTTCCTTTAAAGGGGATAGTATTCATCCCTGGTTTCTGGTGTGGAGTGAGGGCTCCCAGATCACATTGTGTCCCTGA
- the LOC142596210 gene encoding E3 ubiquitin-protein ligase TRIM39-like produces the protein MGGYRHICGRGPKDPNLCPFMCIELQPLFQHLQGSTHPCRSFTQDWERTGRERSSPIKGIKTTGFFSLLRKNFRWIFSFPKEEREGLRGRTATLECRKLEDLLEDLKNELEKRQAKNGTKPSEEISQLDTPTQGQEEKSQKSDVRSSVSRCGKVTFQLPVDVSPESEERVCHFSWRNSALKETLKKLQAIVTLDPDTAHPDLILSEDCKSVRRGEGRRDLPDNPERFDYWPFVLGCQGFAAGRHCWEVEVGDGGDWAVGVARESICRKGHLSLCPQGGIWGVEKWGGQVRALTTRKVTLLPLRWVPRRVSIHLDYAGGTVAFFDADEGGLMFIFSRASFTGERVRPWLWVVGARSQLRLCP, from the exons ATGGGCGGCTATAGGCACATTTGTGGCAGGGGTCCCAAGGACCCCAACTTGTGCCCCTTTATGTGCATTGAGTTGCAGCCCCTCTTCCAGCACCTACAAG GCTCAACGCATCCGTGCCGCAGTTTTACCCAGGACTGGGAAAGAACAGGAAGGGAAAGATCCAGCCCCATCAAAGGGATAAAAAcaacaggtttttttagtttgcttcGGAAGAACTTCAGGTGGATATTCAGTTTTCcgaaggaagagagagaaggtcTCCGAGGGAGGACAGCTACCCTGGAGTGCAGAAAACTGGAGGATCTG CTGGAAGACCTGAAAAATGAGCTTGagaagaggcaggcaaaaaatgGCACCAAACCCTCAGAGGAGATTTCCCAGCTGGACACCCCAACACAAGGGCAAGAAGAGAAGAGTCAGAAATCG GATGTGAGAAGCTCCGTCAGCAG GTGTGGGAAAGTGACTTTCCAGCTGCCAGTGGATGTTTCTCCAGAGTCAGAAGAGAGAGTCTGTCATTTCTCATGGAGGAACAGTGCTCTCAAGGAAACTCTGAAGAAGCTACAAG CCATCGTGACCCTGGACCCCGACACGGCTCACCCAGACCTCATCCTCTCCGAGGACTGTAAGAGTGTGAGACGCGGGGAAGGACGACGGGACCTGCCTGATAACCCGGAGCGATTTGACTACTGGCCCTTCGTGCTGGGATGCCAGGGCTTTGCAGCAGGCCGGCATTGCTGGGAGGTTGAGGTGGGGGACGGGGGGGATTGGGCTGTGGGGGTGGCCCGGGAGTCCATCTGTCGGAAGGGGCATCTCAGCCTTTGCCCCCAAGGAGGGATCTGGGGGGTGGAGAAGTGGGGGGGACAAGTTCGGGCGCTCACCACCCGCAAGGTGACCCTCCTGCCTCTCCGCTGGGTGCCCCGGCGAGTCAGCATCCACCTGGACTATGCCGGGGGGACGGTGGCATTCTTTGATGCAGATGAGGGGGGGCTCATGTTCATTTTTTCCCGTGCCTCCTTCACTGGGGAGAGGGTCCGCCCGTGGCTTTGGGTGGTGGGGGCCAGGTCCCAGCTCAGGCTGTGTCCCTGA
- the LOC104036208 gene encoding E3 ubiquitin-protein ligase TRIM39, which yields MAADSPAESFRDEASCSICLGFFQDPVSIHCGHNFCRACITRCWEEAEENFACPQCKETAPQRNLRPNRELAKIIEIAKRLSLQAAKGGAGGEKLCEKHQEALKLFCEEDQTPICLVCRESQAHRVHAVVPIEEAAEEHKEKFQAHVQILKDRREKLLGLKVAEEAKSQEFLEQVEMERQKIVSEVKELHEFVEGQERLLLDQLAKLDQEIMRRQEENINRLLEEISSIGKQIGELEEKCQKPACEFLQESRNILSRLEKDVAQKPEETSPELGEKPTGLPQKNIALKEMLMKFRVSLTLDPETAHPRLVLSEDRKCVRWEDTRQPVPDNPKRFDSSRCVLGCEGFDTGRHYWEVEVGDGEAWAVGVAKESVRRKGRISVNPKVGIWAVGQCGSQYQALTSPTIPISLLAAPKVIGIYLDYEAGRVAFFDSNNEAPIFAYPPTSFAGERILPLLCLGRGCQFTLSP from the exons ATGGCTGCAGACAGCCCTGCCGAAAGTTTCCGCGACGAAGCCTCCTGCTCCATCTGCCTGGGCTTCTTCCAGGACCCCGTCTCCATCCATTGCGGTCACAACTTCTGCCGGGCATGCATCACCCGTTGCTGGGAGGAAGCCGAGGAGAATTTCGCCTGCCCTCAGTGCAAAGAGACGGCCCCGCAGAGAAACCTGAGACCTAACCGGGAGCTGGCAAAAATCATCGAGATAGCCAAGCGGCTGAGCTTGCAGGCAGCTaaaggaggggcagggggggagaaGCTGTGCGAGAAGCACCAGGAAGCTCTGAAACTCTTCTGTGAGGAGGACCAGACCCCCATCTGCCTGGTTTGCAGAGAGTCCCAGGCTCACCGGGTCCACGCCGTGGTCCCCATCGAGGAGGCTGCGGAGGAGCACAAG GAGAAATTCCAGGCTCATGTGCAGATCCTGAAGGACAGGAGAGAaaagctgctggggctgaaagTGGCTGAGGAAGCAAAAAGCCAGGAATTCCTC GAACAAGTGGAAATGGAGAGGCAGAAAATTGTGTCTGAAGTCAAGGAACTGCACGAGTTCGTGGAGGGACAGGAACGTCTCCTCTTGGACCAGCTGGCAAAGCTGGACCAGGAGATCATGAGGAGACAGGAGGAGAACATCAACAGGCTCTTGGAGGAGATCTCCTCCATCGGCAAGCAGATCGGTGAACTGGAGGAGAAGTGTCAGAAGCCAGCGTGTGAATTCCTGCAG GAGAGCAGAAACATCTTGAGCAG GCTTGAGAAGGACGTGGCCCAGAAGCCAGAAGAGACATCGCCTGAGCTGGGAGAGAAACCCACCGGTCTTCCTCAGAAAAATATTGCCCTCAAAGAGATGCTGATGAAATTTCGAG TAAGTTTGACGCTGGATCCAGAGACAGCGCATCCCCGGCTCGTCCTATCCGAGGATCGCAAGTGCGTGAGATGGGAAGACACCCGCCAGCCCGTACCCGACAACCCCAAGCGTTTCGACTCGTCTCGCTGCGTCCTGGGCTGCGAGGGTTTCGACACGGGGAGGCATTACTGGGAGGTGGAGGTGGGCGATGGGGAAGCCTGGGCGGTTGGGGTGGCCAAGGAGTCGGTGAGGAGGAAGGGACGGATCAGCGTCAATCCCAAGGTGGGGATCTGGGCGGTGGGGCAGTGTGGGAGCCAGTACCAAGCTCTCACCTCTCCTAccatccccatctccctgcTCGCTGCCCCCAAAGTGATTGGGATTTACCTGGACTACGAGGCGGGGCGAGTGGCGTTTTTCGACTCCAATAATGAGGCACCGATCTTCGCCTACCCCCCGACATCCTTTGCAGGGGAGAGAATCCTCCCCCTTctctgcctggggagggggtgccaGTTCACACTCTCCCCATGA